One genomic segment of Natrononativus amylolyticus includes these proteins:
- a CDS encoding rhodanese-like domain-containing protein, translating into MNRRTLLAATGAAALGGLAGCLADEPESGDGYAADSDDVPEERSIDTSGYETMDFGGNDVPLAPIDDALYWYKRQEARMVDTRGEDQFNDSHITGAALSPAAKAVEGDFDDDPVADWDTSDRVVTYCDCPHQLAGIRASLLIDDGFEEVYAIDEGFVPWRENNYPTDGVNASMDLPAYTLHGVADAAHTGEFVWVSDTVADQHEIARIADDGSYEMTLRFSGLEDDSLLSLEAPDYALEATLADLTSGPITG; encoded by the coding sequence ATGAACCGACGGACGCTGCTCGCCGCGACCGGGGCGGCCGCACTCGGCGGCCTCGCCGGCTGTCTCGCGGACGAGCCCGAAAGCGGTGACGGCTACGCGGCGGACTCCGACGACGTTCCCGAGGAGCGCTCGATCGACACCAGCGGGTACGAAACGATGGACTTCGGCGGCAACGACGTACCGCTCGCACCGATCGACGACGCGCTCTACTGGTACAAACGCCAGGAGGCGCGCATGGTCGATACGCGGGGCGAGGACCAGTTCAACGACAGCCACATCACCGGCGCGGCGCTGTCGCCGGCGGCGAAGGCCGTCGAAGGCGACTTCGACGACGATCCCGTCGCCGACTGGGACACCTCCGACCGCGTCGTCACCTACTGTGACTGTCCACACCAGCTCGCGGGCATTCGTGCGAGTTTGCTCATAGACGACGGCTTCGAGGAGGTGTACGCGATCGACGAGGGGTTCGTCCCGTGGCGCGAAAACAACTACCCGACCGACGGCGTCAACGCCTCTATGGACCTGCCGGCGTACACCCTCCACGGGGTCGCCGACGCCGCTCACACCGGCGAGTTCGTCTGGGTTTCCGACACCGTCGCCGACCAGCACGAGATCGCCCGAATCGCCGACGACGGCAGCTACGAGATGACGCTTCGGTTCTCCGGCCTCGAGGACGACTCGCTCCTCTCGCTCGAGGCACCCGACTACGCCCTCGAGGCGACGCTGGCCGACCTCACGAGCGGTCCGATCACGGGCTGA
- a CDS encoding NADH:flavin oxidoreductase, whose protein sequence is MATLEDPLEIGGIEIPNRLYRAPLLECAGNGPDAVDTLIDDLEPAAASGVGLLCQGATIVRGEGGCAAPGMTRVDDPKFVSKLSRLTDRIHDHGSRIFVQLEHGGLRSMETWHAEFRERNPGLEQLAVSEPPWQLRLLDRLGFLSYDPQVLATEEVYDLAADFGRSAAYAADAGYDGIHLAGANMGIVQQFLSPFYNRRDDEFGGSPEARLRFLEVVYGEIRDRAGEIPVITKVPAETPAPPSPVVRLKLSLDDGVEIARRLERIGYDAVVPVQTSVTWDMSIVRGKYPSRAWANEPLREEYDAAFGGATRRRLVAAANWVQSLQYGTDPAWNEAFCRRVREEVSVPVLAEGGIRERGEMDRLLGGERGGDNDSSGPACDMVGMARPFYAEPRLGARLLEDGDEADETDGRARVLCESCNNCTVPQVTGAPGLCRTPSVLRKRGDLERAGAYEIAEKADD, encoded by the coding sequence ATGGCTACCCTCGAGGACCCGCTCGAGATCGGCGGGATCGAGATCCCGAATCGCCTCTATCGCGCGCCGCTGCTCGAGTGTGCGGGCAACGGCCCCGACGCCGTCGACACGCTGATCGACGACCTCGAACCCGCCGCCGCGTCGGGCGTCGGACTGCTCTGTCAGGGCGCGACGATCGTCCGCGGCGAGGGCGGGTGCGCCGCGCCGGGGATGACCCGCGTCGACGACCCGAAGTTCGTCTCGAAACTCTCGCGTCTTACCGACCGGATTCACGATCACGGGAGCCGGATCTTCGTCCAGCTCGAGCACGGCGGCCTCCGGAGCATGGAAACCTGGCACGCCGAGTTTCGCGAGCGGAACCCGGGGCTCGAGCAGCTCGCGGTCTCCGAACCGCCCTGGCAGCTTCGGCTGCTAGATCGGCTCGGCTTTCTCTCCTACGACCCGCAGGTCCTCGCCACGGAGGAGGTGTACGACCTCGCGGCCGACTTCGGCCGTTCTGCCGCCTACGCCGCCGACGCCGGCTACGACGGGATCCACCTCGCCGGGGCGAACATGGGGATCGTCCAGCAGTTCCTCTCACCGTTTTACAACCGCCGCGACGACGAGTTCGGCGGCTCGCCCGAGGCGCGACTGCGGTTTCTCGAGGTCGTCTACGGGGAGATCCGCGACCGGGCGGGCGAGATTCCGGTGATAACGAAGGTGCCGGCGGAGACGCCCGCACCGCCCTCGCCGGTGGTCCGCCTGAAGCTCTCGCTCGACGACGGCGTCGAGATCGCCCGCCGACTCGAGAGGATCGGCTACGACGCGGTCGTTCCCGTCCAGACGTCGGTCACCTGGGACATGAGCATCGTCCGCGGGAAGTACCCGTCGCGGGCGTGGGCGAACGAGCCATTGCGCGAGGAGTACGACGCGGCCTTCGGCGGCGCCACCCGTCGGCGGCTGGTCGCAGCCGCCAACTGGGTCCAGTCATTGCAGTACGGCACCGATCCCGCCTGGAACGAGGCGTTCTGCCGACGGGTGCGAGAGGAGGTTTCGGTACCCGTCCTCGCGGAGGGCGGAATCCGCGAGCGCGGCGAGATGGACCGACTGCTCGGCGGCGAGCGCGGCGGAGACAACGACTCGAGCGGCCCGGCCTGCGACATGGTCGGGATGGCCCGGCCGTTCTACGCCGAGCCGCGACTCGGCGCGCGGTTGCTCGAGGACGGTGACGAAGCGGACGAAACCGACGGGCGCGCCCGCGTGCTCTGTGAGAGCTGTAACAACTGCACGGTGCCGCAGGTGACGGGGGCGCCGGGGCTCTGTCGGACGCCCTCGGTGTTGCGAAAGCGCGGCGACCTCGAGCGGGCGGGCGCCTACGAGATCGCCGAGAAAGCCGACGACTGA
- a CDS encoding IMP cyclohydrolase: MYVGRFLVVGPDVGAYRVSSRSFPNRQISARDGALTVGPTEDAPETDNPYVAYNCLRVVETPTDEAVAFGNGSHVDPIAEKLESGYPARDALAVSLLALDYEKDDYDTPRIAATIDADGEALIGTVRRDALLIETVEEPTLVATYEKNSPEAFEFAASGADEAASEAYGLEFDHAVCAAGVFRSDDGFETAVENGD; this comes from the coding sequence ATGTACGTCGGACGATTCCTCGTCGTCGGCCCCGATGTCGGCGCCTACCGCGTCTCCTCGAGATCGTTTCCAAACCGGCAGATCAGCGCCCGCGATGGAGCGCTCACCGTCGGCCCTACGGAAGATGCCCCCGAGACGGACAACCCGTACGTCGCCTACAACTGCCTGCGGGTCGTCGAGACGCCGACCGACGAGGCGGTCGCGTTCGGAAACGGCTCGCACGTCGATCCCATCGCGGAGAAACTCGAGTCGGGCTACCCCGCCCGCGACGCTCTCGCGGTGAGCCTCCTCGCGCTCGACTACGAGAAGGACGACTACGACACGCCCCGGATCGCGGCGACGATCGACGCGGACGGCGAGGCGCTGATCGGCACCGTCCGCCGGGACGCCCTGCTGATCGAGACCGTCGAGGAACCGACGCTCGTGGCAACCTACGAGAAGAACTCGCCGGAGGCGTTCGAGTTCGCCGCCAGCGGGGCCGACGAGGCCGCGAGCGAGGCGTACGGCCTCGAGTTCGACCACGCCGTCTGTGCGGCGGGCGTTTTCCGAAGCGACGACGGCTTCGAGACGGCGGTCGAGAACGGCGACTGA
- a CDS encoding class I SAM-dependent methyltransferase — MSFERTGQPDWDWWGNLFPDPQRLLRDVGVGDGTRVADVCCGDGYFTLAAAEQVGDEPVYATDIDPEMLGRLERLAAERGLTTVEPIEGDARNLPELLPENVDVVLLANVLHGVPEPAALADAVRDVLASDGRFVVINWHDLPREETTVPRGDDDAPEPRGPPTELRLSSEQAEAVVDEAGFDLKSLADVPPYEYHYVSVFEEG, encoded by the coding sequence GTGAGTTTCGAGCGCACCGGCCAGCCCGACTGGGACTGGTGGGGAAACCTCTTTCCGGACCCGCAACGGCTGCTGCGGGACGTCGGCGTGGGGGATGGGACGCGAGTCGCCGACGTCTGCTGCGGCGACGGCTACTTCACGCTCGCTGCCGCCGAGCAGGTCGGCGACGAACCCGTCTACGCGACCGACATCGACCCCGAGATGCTCGGTCGACTCGAGCGACTGGCGGCCGAACGTGGGCTGACGACCGTCGAACCCATCGAGGGCGACGCTCGTAATCTTCCCGAGCTGCTGCCGGAAAACGTCGACGTCGTCCTGCTGGCGAACGTCCTCCACGGCGTTCCCGAGCCCGCCGCGCTGGCCGACGCCGTCCGCGACGTGCTCGCATCCGACGGCCGGTTCGTGGTGATCAACTGGCACGACCTGCCCCGCGAGGAGACGACCGTTCCGCGCGGCGACGACGACGCCCCCGAACCGCGCGGGCCGCCGACGGAGCTGCGGCTCTCGTCCGAGCAGGCCGAGGCGGTCGTTGACGAGGCAGGGTTCGACCTCAAGTCGCTCGCGGACGTCCCGCCCTACGAGTACCACTACGTCTCCGTCTTCGAGGAGGGCTGA
- the cgi121 gene encoding KEOPS complex subunit Cgi121, with translation MEALECRLVVGDIDAFVTELGGVGADHGVTVQAVDARYVAGETHLERAVELADRARERGENVARDRAVEILLYAAGRRQIDRALEMGVSEGETDAVVLIATEGGAGDETAAAAAIESLESFGGRIDALGQVDEETLCTFFGITDAERAATDASLEELVCERAALLEVEK, from the coding sequence ATGGAGGCGCTCGAGTGCCGCCTCGTCGTCGGGGACATCGACGCGTTCGTGACCGAACTGGGCGGGGTCGGCGCCGACCACGGCGTGACGGTCCAGGCGGTCGACGCCCGCTACGTCGCCGGCGAGACCCACCTCGAGCGCGCAGTCGAGTTAGCGGACCGCGCCCGCGAGCGCGGGGAGAACGTCGCCCGCGACCGGGCGGTCGAGATCCTGCTGTACGCGGCCGGTCGGCGACAGATCGACCGCGCCCTCGAGATGGGTGTGAGCGAGGGCGAAACGGACGCAGTGGTACTGATCGCCACCGAGGGCGGTGCGGGTGACGAAACCGCAGCGGCGGCCGCCATCGAGTCCCTCGAGTCGTTCGGCGGTCGGATCGACGCGCTCGGACAGGTGGACGAGGAAACCCTGTGTACCTTTTTCGGGATCACCGACGCCGAGCGGGCGGCGACCGACGCGAGCCTCGAGGAACTGGTCTGTGAGCGGGCCGCGCTGCTCGAGGTGGAGAAGTGA